A genomic window from Peromyscus maniculatus bairdii isolate BWxNUB_F1_BW_parent chromosome 1, HU_Pman_BW_mat_3.1, whole genome shotgun sequence includes:
- the LOC102914904 gene encoding LOW QUALITY PROTEIN: zinc finger and SCAN domain-containing protein 5B-like (The sequence of the model RefSeq protein was modified relative to this genomic sequence to represent the inferred CDS: substituted 1 base at 1 genomic stop codon), with the protein MATNLPPDSLPSEQTPSPTSQDRNSEKEDYSPEVWHLKFRAFSPSEQSDPIQDLKRISELCYQWLRPDLNSKEEILDQLVLEQFMISMPPELQALVKESGVKSCQELEKMLRDGGKPQHWSIVHSQGQLYLLRDPSVKKVEAAEDEWDDVELFQEHPTNESEEPLNRSQAIQPGQNPAETEEPSSSQKEVLLDTAPEIRELDYLRPQQSPGSDSLKGWDLPVDTSGPSVTMGKDVKMSQEDTNTDAVTPFTHVLERRDLAAHTDLQSLSSSKGDNVPPCQGGASCVDRTEDGQLGLATLRPVEPVDHLAGQAKFVCSECKKSFLYRSQFIIHQRSHTGERPFECSVCKKRFVQSSDLRVHKRIHRGEKPYACSICSKRFAHKSTLRGHLRVHTKEKPYECEHCGTCFNHKGNLSVHLGTHSDSRPHRCKECDKAFRQHGTLKXHLKIHPRMTSL; encoded by the exons ATGGCTACCAACCTGCCACCAGACAGCCTCCCCTCAGAGCAGACACCATCACCTACATCCCAGGACAGGAATTCAGAAAAAGAAGACTACAGCCCTGAGGTCTGGCACTTGAAGTTCAGAGCTTTCAGCCCCTCAGAGCAGTCGGACCCCATCCAGGATCTGAAGAGGATCTCTGAGCTGTGCTATCAGTGGCTGAGACCAGACCTGAATAGCAAGGAGGAGATCCTGGATCAGCTGGTGTTGGAGCAGTTCATGATCTCCATGCCTCCCGAACTGCAGGCCTTAGTGAAGGAGAGCGGAGTGAAGAGCTGCCAAGAGTTAGAGAAGATGCTGAGGGATGGTGGGAAACCTCAACATTGG TCCATAGTCCACTCCCAAGGACAACTATATCTCCTTCGGGATCCAAGTGTTAAGAAGGTTGAAGCCGCAGAGGATGAATGGGATGATGTGGAATTGTTCCAGGAACACCCCACAAATGAGAGTGAGGAGCCTCTCAACAGAAGCCAGGCCATCCA gCCAGGCCAGAACCCGGCAGAGACTGAAGAGCCAAGCAGTAGCCAG AAAGAAGTTTTGTTGGATACAGCACCAGAGATCAGAGAACTGGACTACCTGAGGCCTCAGCAGAGTCCGGGGAGTGACTCCCTGAAGGGCTGGGACCTCCCTGTTGATACCTCAGGACCCTCAGTAACAATGG GAAAGGATGTGAAGATGTCCCAGGAAGATACAAATACAGATGCTGTCACACCCTTCACCCATGTTCTGGAAAGAAGAGATTTAGCTGCACACACAGATCTTCAGAGtctctctagttccaagggaGACAATGTTCCCCCTTGTCAAGGAGGGGCCTCCTGTGTGGACAGGACAGAAGATGGCCAGCTAGGGCTTGCTACCCTACGACCTGTGGAGCCTGTTGATCATCTCGCCGGCCAGGCTAAGTTTGTGTGCAGTGAATGCAAGAAGAGCTTCCTGTACAGGTCTCAGTTCATCATCCACCAGAGgtcacacacaggagagagacccTTTGAGTGCAGCGTGTGCAAAAAGAGGTTTGTGCAATCCTCAGACCTTCGGGTCCACAAGCGCATCCACAGGGGTGAAAAGCCTTACGCGTGCAGCATCTGCAGCAAGAGGTTTGCCCACAAGTCCACTCTGCGGGGTCACCTTAGGGTCCACACAAAGGAGAAGCCTTATGAGTGTGAGCACTGTGGGACATGCTTCAACCACAAAGGCAACCTCAGTGTCCATCTGGGAACCCACAGCGACTCAAGACCTCACAGATGTAAGGAGTGTGACAAGGCCTTCAGACAGCATGGGACTCTGAAATGACACTTGAAAATCCATCCAAGAATGACATCCTTGTGA